The genomic DNA CCACGCCTACGACGACCAGGTCAAGGAGCTGGCCGCGCGCGGCGCCGACGTCGACGCGGCGGTCCGCACCATCACCACCGACGACGTGCGCGCCGCCTGCGACGTGTTCACCGAGGTGTTCGAGCGCTCCGGCGGCGTCGACGGCCGGGTCTCCATCGAGGTCGACCCGCGCTACGCGTTCGACACCGACAAGACGGTCGCGCAGGCCGTCGAGCTGTGGAAGATCGTCGACCGGCCCAACCTGTTCATCAAGATCCCGGCCACCGAGGAGGGCCTGCCCGCGATCACCAAGGTGCTCGCCGAGGGCATCAGCGTGAACGTCACGCTGATCTTCTCCGTGGCGCGCTACCGCAGCGTCATGGGCGCCTACCTGGACGGGCTGCGCAACGCCCGCATCGCCGGGCACGACATCGCCCGGATCCATTCCGTCGCTTCGTTCTTCGTGTCCCGGGTGGACTCCGAGATCGACAAGCGGCTGGAGGCGATCGGCACCCCGGAGGCGCTGGAGCTGCGCGGCAAGGCGGGCATCGCCAACGCGCGCCTGGCCTACGCCGCCTACCAGGATGTGTTCGACGGCGGCGCGCGCACCTCGACGTTCTCGGTGCTGGCGTCGAATGGCGGCAACCGGCAGCGCCCGCTGTGGGCGTCGACCGGCGTAAAGAACCCGGACTACTCCGACACCATGTACATCACCGAGCTGGTGGCGCCGAATACGGTCAACACCCTGCCGGAGAAGACCATGCAGGCGTTCGCCGACCACGGCGAGCTGCGCGGCGACACCGTCTCCGGCACGGCCGCGCAGGCCCAGGAGGTGTTCGACCGGCTCACCGCCGTCGGCATCGATCTCGACGACGTGTTCGCGGTGCTCGAGCGCGAGGGCGTGGACAAGTTCGAGAAGTCCTGGGACGAGCTGCTCACCGCGACCGCGGCCGAGCTGAAGACCACCGGGAGCAACTGACCGCGATGGCCGGCGAGGAAACGACGGCCGCACCGGGGAATCCGCTACGCGAGGAACGCGACAAGCGGCTGCCCCGGATCGCGGGTCCGTGCAGCATGGTGATCTTCGGTGTGACCGGAGATCTGTCCCGCAAGAAACTGATGCCGGCCATCTACGACCTGGCCAACCGCGGGCTGTTACCGCCCGGGTTCGCGCTGGTCGGGTTCGCGCGTCGCGATTTCGCCGACGAGGACTTCGCGCAACTGGTGCTGGAGGCGGTCAAGGACCACGCGCGGACGCCGTTCCGCCAGGAGGTCTGGGACCAGCTCTCCGAGGGAATCCGGTTCGTGCAGGGCACCTTCGACGACGACGCCGCTTTCTCCCAGCTGGCGGCCACCCTGAAGCAGCTCGACCACGACCGCGGCACCGGCGGCAATCACGCCTTCTACCTGTCCATTCCGCCGAACGCGTTTCCGGTTGTGCTGCAACAGCTTTCGCGGACCGGGCTGGCGGCGCCGCCGGAACCCGAGCCGGGCCGGCCCCAGCCGTGGCGGCGGGTGGTCATCGAGAAGCCGTTCGGGCACGACCTGGCCAGCGCGCAGGCGCTCAACGCCCTGGTGAATCGGGTCTTCCCCGAGGAGACGGTGTTCCGCATCGACCACTACCTCGGCAAGGAGACGGTGCAGAACCTGCTGGCGCTGCGCTTCGCCAACGAGCTGTTCGAGCCGACCTGGAACTCCAACTACGTCGACCACGTGCAGATCACGATGGCCGAGGACATCGGATTGGGCGGGCGCGCAGGCTATTACGACGGCATCGGCGCCGCCCGCGACGTCATCCAGAACCATCTGCTGCAGCTGCTGGCGCTGACGGCGATGGAGGATCCGGTCAGCTTCCAGCCGCGGCAGCTGCAGATCGAGAAGATCAAGGTGCTCTCGGCCACGAAGCTGGTGGAGCCGCTGGACGAGACCACCGCGCGCGGCCAGTACACCGGCGGCTGGCAGGGCAGCGACCGGGTGGTGGGCCTGCTGGACGAGGAGGGCTTCGACCCGAACTCGCGCACCGAGACCTACGCCGCGGTCACGCTCAACGTCGACACCCGGCGCTGGGCGGGGGTGCCGTTCTATCTGCGCACCGGAAAACGCCTGGGCCGCAGGGTGACCGAGATCGCGGTGATGTTCAAGCGGGCGCCGCACCTGCCGTTCGACCAGACCATGACCGAGGAGCTCGGGCAGAACGCGCTGGTCATCCGGGTGCAGCCGGACGAGGGCATCACGCTGCGGTTCGGGTCCAAGGTGCCCGGGTCGGGCATGGAGGTGCGCGACGTCAATATGGATTTCAGCTACGGCGAGTCGTTCACCGAGTCCTCGCCGGAGGCGTACGAGCGGCTCATCCTGGACGTGCTGCTCGGGGTGCCGTCGCTGTTCCCGGTCAACGAGGAGGTCGAATTGTCCTGGCGCATCCTCGATCCCGTGCTCGAGCACTGGGCCGCGGACGGGAAGCCCGAGCCGTACGAGGCGGGCACGTGGGGGCCGAACTCGGCCGACGAGATGCTGGCCCGCACCGGCCGGGAATGGCGGCGGCCGTGATAGTGGACATGCCCGACACCAGCACTCCCGACGTCGCCAAGCGCCTGGTGCAGCTGCGGGAGAGCAACGGCGTCATCACCACGGGCCGGGTGCTCACGCTGGTGGTGTGCACGCTGGACAGCTCCGAGGCCGAGGACGCCATCGACGCCGCCAACGACGCCAGCCGCGAACACCCCTGCCGGGTCATCGTTCTCGCGCGCGGCGACCGGTTCGCCGACACCAAGCTGGACGCGCAGATCCGGGTCGGCGGGGATGCGGGCGCGGCCGAGGTGATAGTGCTCCGGCTGCAGGGTGAGCTGGTCAATCACGAGAGCAGTGTGGTCGTCCCGTTCCTGCTGCCCGACACCCCGGTGGTGGCGTGGTGGCCGCGCGGGGCGCCGGAGGATCCGTCGCGGGATTCGGTGGGGCGCTTGGCGAAACGGCGCATCACCGACGCCACCTTCGCGACCGATCCGCAGGAGACGATCAAGAAGCGGCTGGGCTCCTACGCGCCCGGCAATACCGATCTGGCGTGGAGCCGCATCACCTACTGGCGGGCGCTGCTGGCCGCGGCGATGGACGAGCCGCCGTTCGAGCCGGTGCAGTCGGTGACGGTGTCCGGGCTGCACGAGGAACCGGCGCTCGACATCCTGGCCGGGTGGCTGGCCGCGCGGTTGGACTGCCCGGTGCGGCGGTGCGTCGGCCCGCTGAAGGTGGAGCTGCACCGGCCGACGGTGTCGATCGCGATCTCCCGGCCGCAGACCGGCCGCACCGCGACGCTGAGCCGCACCGGCGAGCCGGAGCAGCGCTTCGCGCTGGCGCGGCGGGAGACCAAGGACTGTCTGGCCGAGGAGCTGCGCCGATTGGACGCCGACGAGGTGTACGCCGAGGCGCTGGCCGGGATCGAAAGGGTGATCTATGAGTGAGCCTGTGGTCGAAGTTCATTCGGGCACAGACGATCTGGTGGCCGCCGCGGCGGCGCTGTTCGTCGCGGCGGTGACCCGGGCGCAGGCCGAGCGCGGCTCGGCGTCGGTCGTGCTCACCGGCGGCGGGACCGGTATCGGGCTGCTGGAGGTGGTCCGCAGGTTCGACGACGGGATCGACTGGTCGCGAGTCGACGTGTTCTGGGGCGACGAGCGTTTCGTGCCCGCGGGCGATGCCGAACGCAACGAGTTGCAGGCCCGCCGGGCGCTGCTCGACCATGTGCCGGTGGATCCGTCCCGCGTGCACCCGGTCGCGGCGTCCGACGGCGAGTATCCGGATCCGATCGAGGCGGCCGCCGAGTACTCGGCCGCGGTGCACGCGCACCTGGCCGAGCACGGCGCGTTCGATCTGCACCTGCTCGGCATGGGCGGTGAGGGACATGTCAATTCGCTGTTCCCGCACACCGACGCCGTCCGCGAGGAGCACGAACTGGTGGTGGCGGTGACGGATTCGCCCAAACCGCCGCCGGTGCGGGTCACCCTGACCCTGCCCGCCGTGCGCCGCGCCCGGCACGTGGCGCTGGTCGTCGGCGGCGAGGCCAAGGCCGACGCGGTGGCCGCGGCGCTGGCCGGGGCCTCGGCCGCGGAGATTCCGGCGGCCGGTGCGCGCGGCACCGAGACCACCACCTGGCTGCTGGACGAGCCCGCCGCCGCGAAGCTGCCGCGCTGAGGCCCGGCCCCCTGCCTCGGGGGGATCTATAGACTGGCTTGGTGCCGCTCGTCGAAGTCACCCACAGTCCGACCGTGCCGGAATCCATGCTGCGACGGCTGAGTGAGCAGCTACCGCATCTGGTGTCGGTGGCGGTGGAGTGCCCGGAGGAGCCGTACGACGGGGACCTGCAGCCGGGCGACGTGGAGGTCCGGTTCCGGGCGCTGGGACCGTTCGATCGCAGCGGGCTGGACGTGGTGATCGAGGTGCGGTCGAAATGGTTCGCCAGCCGGGCCGACAATCGGCAGGAGCGGGTGGATCGTTTGCATCACGATATCGAGAAGGCAACCGGGCTCGGCGAATTCGGCGTATATCTTTCACTGCCGGTCGCCGCGTGGGCGCAGACGGAGTGAACAGCGCGCCCGGCGAGCGGCATCATGATGGTGGACAACAGGTTTCGGCCGAACACGACGGTGGGGCTATGAGCGATTCACAGGCGGTCGACGATTTCGCGGCGGTGGACGCGGCGGTCGCGACGCTACGGTCGGTGCGGCACTTCCTCCCGAACCCGGTGCCCCGGGTGATCATCGAGCAGGCCGTGGATGTCGCCCGCTGGACGGGGTCGGCCCGCAATCGGCAGCCGTGGCGGTTCGTGGCGGTCACCGATCCGCGGCTGCGGGCCGGGCTGTCCCGGCTCGGCGACTACGCCCAGCTGCTGGGCCGGGCGCCGCTGGTGCTGGTGCTGCTGTCGCAGGACAACGGCTACACCGACACCGAATTCGACCTCGGCCGGATCGCGCAGTCGATCTGCCTGGTGGTGCACGACCGCGGCCTGGGCACCTGCCTGACCACCCTGCATCCGGACGAGAACGTGCGCGAGGCCGCCGAACTGCTCGGCGTGCCCGACGGCTGGCTGCCGCGCCACGCCATCGCCCTGGGCTACACCGACGCGGACAACCACCGGTCCCCCACCGCGGTGCCGCGCGGGCGGCTGCCGGTGTCGGAACTGCTCACCTGGGTGCCCTAGTCCAGGTCCCGCAGATGGCGGAGCAGGAAGTCGTTCACCGCGTCCGTTCGCTCCAGCTGCACCAGATGCCCTGCGCCGGGGACCTTTTCGACGGCGCGCAGATCGGTGACGTGGGCGCGCAGGGTCGCCAGCGGGTCGCGACCGCTGAAACCCTCCATGTCCGGGTCGTTTTCGCCGTAGAGGAAGTAGGTGGGCACGGCCACGGTGGTCGGCAGGTCGGCGGTCAGCTCCCAGTTGCGGTCCAGCGCGCGGTACCAGGCCAGGCCGCCGGTGAAGCCGGTGCGCTCGAATTCCCGTGCCAGGGTGTCGAATTCGGGCTCGCTCAGCCACGCCCAGGGCAGCGTGGGGGCCTGCGGCAGCACCTCGAGGTAGCCGAGTCCGGGCGGGTTGTTCCAGGTGTCGAGGTAGTGGTAGTCGCCGCTGAGCGAATGGAACACCCGGGCCAGGAATTCCCGTGGGCGCGCGGCCAATTCGGCATCGGCCACGCCCTGCTCCTGAAAATACGACAGGTGCAGGAAGTGCCGCTGCGCCGCCTTCACCCAGTAGGCCGACGGCGGCTTCGGCGGGCGCGGCGCGTACGGATTGTTCAGCACGATCGCCGCGGCCACCCGCTCCGGGGCCCGTAATGCCAGTTCCCACACCAGCTGTGCGCCGAAGTCGAGGCCGACGAATGCCGCCCGCTCGGCCTCGAGGTCGTCGAGCAGGCCGAGCAGATCGCCGATCACCGCTCGATTGGTGTGCGCCTCGACTCCCACGGGGGCCTCGGTGCGGCCGTAGCCGCGCAGGTCGGGGGCGATGGCCCGGTAGCCCGCCGCGGCCAGCGCCGACAGCTGCCGGTGCCAGACGTACCAGCCGTGCGGGAAGCCGTGACAGCAGACCACCGGGTATCCGGTGCCCTGTTCGGCGATGTGCAGGCGAATGCCGTTGGTCGCCACGAACCGGTGTGTCGGCGCCACCTCTGCTCCCAACTACTAGAACACGTTCTTGGTTCACGGTAATGTCCCGGAGTCGTGAACGGAATACTGTCCGGCCGGGTCGCGGTCGTCACCGGGGCGGGCCGGGGTATCGGCAAGGGCATCGCGCTGGAGCTCGGCGCGGCCGGGGCGACGGTCTACGTGACCGGGCGCTCCGCGACGCCCGGGCGGCTGCCGGGTACGGTCGCCGAGACCGCGGCGCAGATCGGCGAGCTCGGCGGTCGGGGCGTCGCGTACGTCTGCGATCATCGCGACGATGCCGCGGTCAAGGGCCTGTTCGGCAAGGTGCGCGCCGAGCACGGGCGGCTCGACGTGCTGGTCAACAATGTCTACAACTCCCCCGCCTCGGCCCGGTGGCTGGGCAAGCCGTTCTGGGAGGTGCCACCGGCCGCGTGGGACGAGGGTTTCGATGTCGGCGTCCGATCGCATTACGTGGCAAGCCATTTCGCCGCGCCGCTGCTGATCGCCGCGGACGGCCTGATCGTGAACGTCTCCTCCCCCGGCGCGACGCACTACACGCACAATGCCGTCTACGGGGTCGCCAAGGCCGCCCTCGACCGGCTCACCGCCGACCTCGCCCACGACCTCGGCGACACCGCGGTGACCGCCGTCTCCCTCTGGCCCGGCATCGTGAACACCGAACTGCTGCAACTGATCCCGCCCGGACCCGACGGCCGCCGCCTGATCACCCTGCCCGGCGAGGGCACCTTCGACCTGAGCGAGGCCGAGACCCCTCGATTCCCCGGCCGCGCCGTCGTCGCCCTCGCCACCGACCCGAACCGCCACACCCGCACCGGAAAACCTTGGCGCGTAGCCGATCTGGCCGACGCCTACGGCTTCACCGATATCGACGGCCGCGTGCCCCGCGCCAATCCGGTGAGCCCCTGACCGATTCACCATGCCCTCGCCCTCTCGGTCAGCGGGGGCGCAGGGCGAGGTAGCCGCAGGCGGCGGCGAGTAGCAGTTCCGCGGCGGCGGAGCCGAGTGCCTGCGCGAATTCGGCCCCGGCGGACGCCGTGGTCACGTCGAACCAGCAGTCGAGCACCGCGACGGCCGCCGTTGCCGCGGCCGCGATCCGGGCGCGCTCGTCGCCGCGCCGCGCCAGCAGCGCCGTCGCCAGGCAGCCGAGCGTGAGCAGCACATCCAGTCCGACCCAGGCGGTGGCCCAGTTCCGCACCCGTTTCTGGTCCGGCAGCGTGTAGCTCAGCAGCACCATCCAGGGAATCAATACCGCAGCCGAGGCACCCAGTGCCCATGAAATCCACTGCGTCCCGGTTCCTTTCGTTCGCATGCCGCCACACTACGTTTGCAGACAAAATTCTGCAAAGTAAATTTTGCAGAAGATGTTCTGCTATCCTCGGGCACATGGCGAAACGCGTCGCGGACGACAGGACCAGCGCCGAGCGCACCGCGCTGTACCGGACCCTGGCCCACCCCTTGCGCGGCCGGATCCTGCGGCATCTCGGCACACACGGCGAGGCCAACTCCACGACGCTGGCCGAGGTGCTGAACGAGAGCACCGGGACCACCAGCTACCACCTCCGCAAGCTCGCCGAGTCACGGCTGGTGGAGGAGATCCCGGAGAAGTCGCAGGGCCGCGAACGCTGGTGGCGCGCACTGCCGTTCAACCACACCACCCCCGATCCGGCGACCATGGAACCCGCCGAGTACGCCGCCGCCGAACATCTGGCGACGCTCAAGATCGGCGCGGATGTCCAGCGCTATGTGCGCGCCACTCGGGAGTGGTCCGGCCCGGAGGGATGGGCGCAGGTGCAGCGGCACGGCTGCTATATGACCCACGAACAACTGCTGGCGTTCATGGAGGAGTACATGGATCTGGTCGCCAAGCACAGCCACCAGCGCCCCGACGCGCCGCCGGACGCGCGCCCGATGGCGGTGCCGCCATCGGACGCGCGCCCGATGGCGGTGCGCCTGTTCGCGGTGCCCGAGGACACGGAGTAACGGCTCAGGCCACCTCGAGGAAACGCTGCACCGAGCGGGCGGGCACGGGCTTGACCCGCCAGGCCAGGTAGACGTGCGAGGGCGGGGCATCGGGCACGTCGATGTAGGTCACGCCCGGATGCGGTGCGCGGGCGCGGGCGAGTTCGGGCACGACGCCGATGCCGCGGTCGGCCGCGATGAGCTCGATCCATTCGTCGAAGTTGGTGCAGGTGACGATCTCGCGGCCGGATTCGGCCGACTCCCAGGAGGTTTCGTCCGTGGTCCCGGAAACGGTGTTGACCACCAACGGATATCGCGCCAGCTCCTGCCAGCGCGGCACGCCCGCCTCCGCCAGCCGCGATCGGGTCGAGACCGCCAGCACCCGGCGCTCGGTGCAGATCCGCCGCGCCGCCAGCGTGCGCGGCAGCCGAATCCGCTTGCGGTACAGGGCGATATCCACCCGCCCGCCGAGCAGCGCCGCGACCGGATCGTCCACCCGGTGGATCTGCACCCGCCCGCCGAGCTCCTCGAACCGGGTGCGTGCGGTCGCGAACCAGGTGTCCGGCAGCAGCCAGGAGAAACCCACCGCCACCACCGACCGCAGGTGCAGATCCGCGACGACGGTATCGAGGTCGCCGACGATGCGGCGGGCGTGCGTCAGGAACCGCGCACCGTCGTCGGTCAGCTCGAACCGCCGGGAACTGCGCTCCACGAGTCGGCAGTCGAGCAGCCGCTCGAGCTGCTGGATGGTGCGGGTGAGCGAGGGCTGGGTCAGATGCAGG from Nocardia terpenica includes the following:
- a CDS encoding LysR family transcriptional regulator, with translation MELRHLRAYLALCEERNYTRAAHRLHLTQPSLTRTIQQLERLLDCRLVERSSRRFELTDDGARFLTHARRIVGDLDTVVADLHLRSVVAVGFSWLLPDTWFATARTRFEELGGRVQIHRVDDPVAALLGGRVDIALYRKRIRLPRTLAARRICTERRVLAVSTRSRLAEAGVPRWQELARYPLVVNTVSGTTDETSWESAESGREIVTCTNFDEWIELIAADRGIGVVPELARARAPHPGVTYIDVPDAPPSHVYLAWRVKPVPARSVQRFLEVA
- a CDS encoding alpha/beta fold hydrolase, which translates into the protein MAPTHRFVATNGIRLHIAEQGTGYPVVCCHGFPHGWYVWHRQLSALAAAGYRAIAPDLRGYGRTEAPVGVEAHTNRAVIGDLLGLLDDLEAERAAFVGLDFGAQLVWELALRAPERVAAAIVLNNPYAPRPPKPPSAYWVKAAQRHFLHLSYFQEQGVADAELAARPREFLARVFHSLSGDYHYLDTWNNPPGLGYLEVLPQAPTLPWAWLSEPEFDTLAREFERTGFTGGLAWYRALDRNWELTADLPTTVAVPTYFLYGENDPDMEGFSGRDPLATLRAHVTDLRAVEKVPGAGHLVQLERTDAVNDFLLRHLRDLD
- the opcA gene encoding glucose-6-phosphate dehydrogenase assembly protein OpcA, with the protein product MIVDMPDTSTPDVAKRLVQLRESNGVITTGRVLTLVVCTLDSSEAEDAIDAANDASREHPCRVIVLARGDRFADTKLDAQIRVGGDAGAAEVIVLRLQGELVNHESSVVVPFLLPDTPVVAWWPRGAPEDPSRDSVGRLAKRRITDATFATDPQETIKKRLGSYAPGNTDLAWSRITYWRALLAAAMDEPPFEPVQSVTVSGLHEEPALDILAGWLAARLDCPVRRCVGPLKVELHRPTVSIAISRPQTGRTATLSRTGEPEQRFALARRETKDCLAEELRRLDADEVYAEALAGIERVIYE
- a CDS encoding ArsR/SmtB family transcription factor, with the translated sequence MAKRVADDRTSAERTALYRTLAHPLRGRILRHLGTHGEANSTTLAEVLNESTGTTSYHLRKLAESRLVEEIPEKSQGRERWWRALPFNHTTPDPATMEPAEYAAAEHLATLKIGADVQRYVRATREWSGPEGWAQVQRHGCYMTHEQLLAFMEEYMDLVAKHSHQRPDAPPDARPMAVPPSDARPMAVRLFAVPEDTE
- the tal gene encoding transaldolase, coding for MAQNENLAALSAAGVSVWLDDLSRDRIRSGNLAELIATRSVVGVTTNPTIFQGALSKGHAYDDQVKELAARGADVDAAVRTITTDDVRAACDVFTEVFERSGGVDGRVSIEVDPRYAFDTDKTVAQAVELWKIVDRPNLFIKIPATEEGLPAITKVLAEGISVNVTLIFSVARYRSVMGAYLDGLRNARIAGHDIARIHSVASFFVSRVDSEIDKRLEAIGTPEALELRGKAGIANARLAYAAYQDVFDGGARTSTFSVLASNGGNRQRPLWASTGVKNPDYSDTMYITELVAPNTVNTLPEKTMQAFADHGELRGDTVSGTAAQAQEVFDRLTAVGIDLDDVFAVLEREGVDKFEKSWDELLTATAAELKTTGSN
- the pgl gene encoding 6-phosphogluconolactonase, with the protein product MSEPVVEVHSGTDDLVAAAAALFVAAVTRAQAERGSASVVLTGGGTGIGLLEVVRRFDDGIDWSRVDVFWGDERFVPAGDAERNELQARRALLDHVPVDPSRVHPVAASDGEYPDPIEAAAEYSAAVHAHLAEHGAFDLHLLGMGGEGHVNSLFPHTDAVREEHELVVAVTDSPKPPPVRVTLTLPAVRRARHVALVVGGEAKADAVAAALAGASAAEIPAAGARGTETTTWLLDEPAAAKLPR
- the zwf gene encoding glucose-6-phosphate dehydrogenase encodes the protein MAGEETTAAPGNPLREERDKRLPRIAGPCSMVIFGVTGDLSRKKLMPAIYDLANRGLLPPGFALVGFARRDFADEDFAQLVLEAVKDHARTPFRQEVWDQLSEGIRFVQGTFDDDAAFSQLAATLKQLDHDRGTGGNHAFYLSIPPNAFPVVLQQLSRTGLAAPPEPEPGRPQPWRRVVIEKPFGHDLASAQALNALVNRVFPEETVFRIDHYLGKETVQNLLALRFANELFEPTWNSNYVDHVQITMAEDIGLGGRAGYYDGIGAARDVIQNHLLQLLALTAMEDPVSFQPRQLQIEKIKVLSATKLVEPLDETTARGQYTGGWQGSDRVVGLLDEEGFDPNSRTETYAAVTLNVDTRRWAGVPFYLRTGKRLGRRVTEIAVMFKRAPHLPFDQTMTEELGQNALVIRVQPDEGITLRFGSKVPGSGMEVRDVNMDFSYGESFTESSPEAYERLILDVLLGVPSLFPVNEEVELSWRILDPVLEHWAADGKPEPYEAGTWGPNSADEMLARTGREWRRP
- a CDS encoding nitroreductase family protein, giving the protein MSDSQAVDDFAAVDAAVATLRSVRHFLPNPVPRVIIEQAVDVARWTGSARNRQPWRFVAVTDPRLRAGLSRLGDYAQLLGRAPLVLVLLSQDNGYTDTEFDLGRIAQSICLVVHDRGLGTCLTTLHPDENVREAAELLGVPDGWLPRHAIALGYTDADNHRSPTAVPRGRLPVSELLTWVP
- a CDS encoding SDR family NAD(P)-dependent oxidoreductase; this translates as MNGILSGRVAVVTGAGRGIGKGIALELGAAGATVYVTGRSATPGRLPGTVAETAAQIGELGGRGVAYVCDHRDDAAVKGLFGKVRAEHGRLDVLVNNVYNSPASARWLGKPFWEVPPAAWDEGFDVGVRSHYVASHFAAPLLIAADGLIVNVSSPGATHYTHNAVYGVAKAALDRLTADLAHDLGDTAVTAVSLWPGIVNTELLQLIPPGPDGRRLITLPGEGTFDLSEAETPRFPGRAVVALATDPNRHTRTGKPWRVADLADAYGFTDIDGRVPRANPVSP